The following coding sequences are from one Pseudonocardia sp. EC080619-01 window:
- a CDS encoding NAD(P)/FAD-dependent oxidoreductase, with translation MVDTDVGDRDFDVVVIGAGFAGLYMLHRLRGLGMSAVVLEQAGGVGGTWYWNRYPGARCDSESYYYCYSFDRELEQEWTWTERYPRQPEIKAYLDHVADRFDLRRDIRFSTTVTGARADADGRGWTVSVQEGTDLHCRFLVTAVGCLSAANVPDLPGLETFAGRWFHTGRWPHEGVDVTGRRVGVVGTGSTGIQAIPVLAREAAHLTVLQRTPNYSVPARNGPLSKAESRSYKADYTDIRAVQAASANGHPFVVNPQSALEVDAAERDGVYRAAWERGGLRFRASYRDLLADEAANETASEFVRDRIREIVRDPETAARLLPHDHGFATKRPPIDTGYFETYNRDDVTLVDVRADPVEAVVPEGLRLRSGAVHELDDIVFATGFDALTGPLLRLDPTGPDGTSLRSAWRDGPRTYLGLAVSGFPNLFTITGPFSPSVLTNMPSSIEQHVDWIAGCLAHLRATGADRIEADPGAEQAWGEHNREAADATLLPRAATSWYLGANVPGKPSVFMPYAGGFARYAGTCADVARDGYRGFRLGHRRAVA, from the coding sequence ATGGTCGACACCGACGTCGGGGACCGCGATTTCGACGTGGTCGTGATCGGGGCCGGCTTCGCCGGGCTCTACATGCTGCACCGCCTGCGCGGGCTGGGGATGTCCGCCGTCGTACTGGAACAGGCCGGTGGCGTCGGCGGGACCTGGTACTGGAACCGGTACCCGGGGGCGCGGTGCGACTCGGAGAGCTACTACTACTGCTACTCGTTCGACCGCGAGCTCGAGCAGGAGTGGACCTGGACCGAGCGGTACCCGCGGCAGCCGGAGATCAAGGCCTACCTCGACCACGTCGCGGACCGGTTCGACCTGCGCCGCGACATCCGGTTCTCGACGACGGTCACCGGCGCCCGCGCGGACGCCGACGGGCGCGGCTGGACCGTCTCGGTGCAGGAGGGCACCGACCTGCACTGCCGGTTCCTGGTCACCGCGGTCGGCTGCCTGTCCGCGGCGAACGTCCCGGACCTGCCGGGGCTGGAGACGTTCGCCGGGCGCTGGTTCCACACCGGGCGGTGGCCGCACGAGGGCGTCGACGTGACGGGGCGGCGGGTCGGCGTCGTCGGCACCGGGTCGACCGGGATCCAGGCGATCCCGGTGCTGGCGCGGGAGGCGGCGCACCTGACCGTCCTGCAGCGCACCCCGAACTACTCGGTCCCGGCCCGCAACGGCCCCCTGTCCAAGGCCGAGTCGCGCTCCTACAAGGCGGACTACACGGACATCCGCGCGGTGCAGGCCGCCTCGGCGAACGGGCACCCGTTCGTCGTCAACCCGCAGTCGGCCCTGGAGGTGGACGCGGCCGAGCGGGACGGCGTCTACCGGGCCGCGTGGGAGCGCGGCGGCCTGCGCTTCCGGGCCAGCTACCGCGACCTGCTCGCCGACGAGGCGGCGAACGAGACCGCGTCGGAGTTCGTGCGGGACCGGATCCGGGAGATCGTGCGCGACCCGGAGACCGCGGCCCGGCTCCTGCCGCACGACCACGGGTTCGCCACCAAGCGCCCGCCGATCGACACCGGCTACTTCGAGACGTACAACCGCGACGACGTGACGCTCGTCGACGTCCGGGCCGACCCGGTCGAGGCCGTCGTCCCGGAGGGTCTGCGGCTGCGCTCGGGCGCCGTGCACGAGCTCGACGACATCGTGTTCGCCACCGGTTTCGACGCGCTCACCGGCCCGCTGCTGCGGCTCGACCCGACCGGCCCGGACGGCACGTCGCTGCGCAGTGCCTGGCGGGACGGCCCGCGGACCTACCTGGGCCTGGCGGTCTCCGGCTTCCCCAACCTGTTCACGATCACCGGGCCGTTCAGCCCGTCGGTGCTGACCAACATGCCGAGCTCGATCGAGCAGCACGTCGACTGGATCGCCGGGTGCCTGGCCCACCTGCGCGCCACCGGCGCCGACCGGATCGAGGCCGACCCCGGTGCCGAGCAGGCGTGGGGCGAGCACAACCGGGAGGCGGCCGACGCGACGCTGCTGCCCCGCGCCGCCACCTCCTGGTACCTGGGGGCGAACGTCCCCGGGAAGCCGAGCGTGTTCATGCCCTACGCCGGCGGGTTCGCCCGCTACGCCGGCACGTGCGCCGACGTCGCCCGGGACGGCTACCGCGGGTTCCGGCTGGGACACCGCCGGGCCGTCGCGTGA
- a CDS encoding LLM class F420-dependent oxidoreductase, whose product MKLSTVLPYGDDPIRNADAVTDMERAGLDVVWAAEAYSFDAVSLLGYLAARTERLEIGSAILPIYSRTPTLTAMTAAGLDALSGGRFSLGLGASGPQVIEGFHGVPYDKPVGRTREIIEICRKVWKRDEKLTNDGLYPIPLPGGTGLGKPLKIINHPQRSDIPIWVAALGEKNLQMTAELANGWLPHVVLPEKIQEVFGPSLEAGFAKRAPELGPLQITGGGICALEEEMFEPARQAARGLYALYIGGMGARGKNFYNTVFAKQGYADAAKVVQDLYLDGKKEEAMAALPDDFIDKVALIGPEGHVRERIAALRENGITHLHVNPMTSDVNGMFEKLKTWIS is encoded by the coding sequence GTGAAGCTCTCCACGGTTCTCCCCTACGGCGACGACCCGATCCGCAACGCGGACGCGGTCACCGACATGGAACGCGCCGGCCTGGACGTCGTCTGGGCCGCCGAGGCGTACAGCTTCGACGCGGTCTCCCTGCTCGGCTACCTCGCGGCCCGCACCGAGCGACTCGAGATCGGGTCGGCCATCCTCCCGATCTACTCGCGCACCCCCACCCTCACCGCGATGACGGCGGCCGGCCTGGACGCGCTGTCCGGCGGCCGGTTCAGCCTGGGGCTCGGCGCGTCCGGGCCGCAGGTGATCGAGGGCTTCCACGGGGTGCCCTACGACAAGCCGGTCGGCCGCACCCGCGAGATCATCGAGATCTGCCGGAAGGTGTGGAAGCGCGACGAGAAACTGACCAACGACGGCCTCTACCCGATCCCGCTGCCCGGCGGCACCGGCCTCGGCAAGCCGCTGAAGATCATCAACCACCCTCAGCGGTCGGACATCCCGATCTGGGTGGCCGCCCTGGGCGAGAAGAACCTCCAGATGACGGCCGAGCTCGCGAACGGCTGGCTGCCGCACGTCGTGCTGCCGGAGAAGATCCAGGAGGTGTTCGGGCCGTCGCTGGAGGCGGGCTTCGCGAAGCGCGCCCCCGAGCTGGGCCCGCTGCAGATCACCGGTGGTGGCATCTGCGCGCTCGAGGAGGAGATGTTCGAGCCGGCCCGCCAGGCGGCCCGCGGCCTGTACGCGCTCTACATCGGCGGCATGGGCGCGCGGGGGAAGAACTTCTACAACACCGTCTTCGCGAAGCAGGGCTACGCCGACGCGGCGAAGGTCGTGCAGGACCTCTACCTGGACGGGAAGAAGGAGGAGGCCATGGCCGCCCTCCCGGACGACTTCATCGACAAGGTCGCGCTGATCGGGCCGGAGGGTCACGTCCGCGAGCGGATCGCGGCGCTGCGCGAGAACGGGATCACCCACCTGCACGTGAACCCGATGACCTCCGACGTCAACGGGATGTTCGAGAAGCTCAAGACCTGGATCTCCTGA
- a CDS encoding acyl-CoA desaturase, producing the protein MTLEAAPPRSTPEKRTPPPVTEGQRPPGAMFLVGVFVILPTLALFTAVPLAWGWGLGWVDVALFAVFYLISGLGVTVGFHRYFTHGSFKAKRPLRIALAVAGSIALQGSVLDWVGDHRRHHAFSDKEGDPHSPWLYGTGAKALVKGFWHSHMGWLFDRDLTNMKRFAPDLLEDKDMMRVGRAFPLIVVISLLGPALIGGLVTMSWWGAFTAFFWAGLVRVAVLHHVTWSINSICHIWGERPFASRDKSANVWWLAVLSFGESWHNLHHADPTCARHGVKKGQIDISALVIRGFEKLGWATNVRWPTTRRLEKLSAKKQAAAAA; encoded by the coding sequence ATGACGCTCGAGGCAGCACCTCCCCGCTCCACCCCCGAGAAGCGGACGCCGCCGCCGGTGACCGAGGGGCAGCGCCCGCCCGGCGCGATGTTCCTGGTGGGGGTCTTCGTGATCCTCCCGACGCTCGCGCTGTTCACCGCGGTCCCGCTCGCGTGGGGCTGGGGGCTCGGCTGGGTCGACGTGGCGCTGTTCGCGGTCTTCTACCTGATCAGCGGTCTCGGCGTGACCGTCGGTTTCCACCGGTACTTCACGCACGGCTCGTTCAAGGCGAAGCGCCCGCTGCGGATCGCGCTGGCGGTCGCGGGCAGCATCGCCCTGCAGGGCAGCGTCCTGGACTGGGTCGGTGACCACCGCCGGCACCACGCGTTCTCCGACAAGGAGGGCGACCCGCACTCGCCGTGGCTCTACGGCACCGGCGCGAAGGCGCTGGTCAAGGGCTTCTGGCACTCGCACATGGGCTGGCTGTTCGACCGCGACCTGACCAACATGAAGCGGTTCGCGCCGGACCTCCTCGAGGACAAGGACATGATGCGGGTCGGCCGGGCCTTCCCGCTGATCGTCGTGATCAGCCTGCTCGGCCCGGCGCTGATCGGTGGCCTCGTCACGATGTCCTGGTGGGGTGCCTTCACCGCGTTCTTCTGGGCCGGTCTGGTCCGCGTCGCGGTCCTGCACCACGTCACCTGGTCGATCAACTCGATCTGCCACATCTGGGGCGAGCGTCCCTTCGCCTCCCGCGACAAGTCCGCCAACGTCTGGTGGCTGGCGGTGCTGTCCTTCGGCGAGTCGTGGCACAACCTGCACCACGCCGACCCGACCTGCGCCCGGCACGGCGTCAAGAAGGGCCAGATCGACATCTCGGCGCTGGTCATCCGCGGCTTCGAGAAGCTCGGCTGGGCGACCAACGTCCGCTGGCCCACCACCCGGCGGCTGGAGAAGCTGTCCGCCAAGAAGCAGGCCGCTGCCGCTGCCTGA
- a CDS encoding LysR substrate-binding domain-containing protein gives MTDPGAPASFRLGYVPGVTPGKWARMWAERVPDVPLDLVTVGAAEAEDAVRSGAVDAGVVRLPIDRTGLHAIPLYTEATVVVVPKDHVVTAADEVTVEDLADELVLHPADGTLGWDGDGPGTAATVVPATTAEAVELVAAGVGVLVVPQSLARLHHRRDLTYRPLAGAPASSVVLTWPDAETSDLMEQFIGIVRGRTVNSSRTPRREDAPAPAPAKRPTARRRTARRGRPRR, from the coding sequence GTGACCGACCCGGGCGCCCCCGCATCCTTCCGGCTCGGCTACGTCCCGGGCGTCACACCGGGCAAGTGGGCCCGCATGTGGGCCGAGCGCGTGCCCGACGTCCCGCTCGACCTGGTCACGGTGGGCGCCGCCGAGGCGGAGGACGCCGTCCGGTCCGGCGCGGTGGACGCCGGTGTCGTCCGGCTGCCGATCGATCGGACCGGCCTGCACGCGATCCCGCTCTACACCGAGGCCACCGTGGTCGTCGTCCCGAAGGACCACGTGGTCACCGCCGCCGACGAGGTCACCGTCGAGGACCTGGCCGACGAGCTGGTCCTGCATCCCGCGGACGGGACCCTCGGCTGGGACGGCGACGGGCCGGGGACGGCGGCGACCGTCGTCCCCGCCACGACCGCCGAGGCGGTCGAGCTCGTCGCCGCGGGCGTCGGCGTGCTCGTCGTCCCGCAGTCGCTGGCCCGGCTCCACCACCGCCGGGATCTCACCTACCGGCCGCTGGCCGGCGCCCCGGCGTCGAGCGTCGTGCTGACCTGGCCGGACGCGGAGACCTCCGACCTGATGGAGCAGTTCATCGGGATCGTCCGGGGCCGCACGGTCAACAGCTCCCGCACCCCGCGCCGGGAGGACGCCCCGGCTCCCGCTCCCGCGAAGCGACCCACCGCCCGACGACGGACGGCCCGCCGCGGCAGGCCCCGCCGCTGA
- a CDS encoding DUF5997 family protein produces the protein MTPQKSSQTMKPATAAKKLGVFLDATPAEFRDGEISRDELNALQADPPEWLRDLRRDGPHPRPVVADRLGVSISGLARAGITEPLTTEQIAAVKEEQPEWLRRERNTRAEADREAARLKAERSGNRQGK, from the coding sequence ATGACGCCGCAGAAGTCCAGCCAGACGATGAAACCCGCGACGGCGGCGAAGAAGCTCGGTGTGTTCCTCGACGCGACCCCCGCCGAGTTCCGGGACGGTGAGATCTCGCGCGACGAGCTCAACGCCCTGCAGGCCGACCCGCCCGAGTGGCTGCGCGACCTCCGCCGGGACGGTCCGCACCCGCGCCCCGTCGTCGCGGACAGGCTCGGGGTGTCGATCTCCGGACTGGCCCGCGCCGGTATCACCGAGCCGCTGACCACCGAGCAGATCGCGGCGGTGAAGGAGGAGCAGCCCGAGTGGCTGCGCCGTGAGCGCAACACCCGCGCGGAGGCCGACCGGGAGGCCGCGCGGCTGAAGGCCGAGCGGTCCGGGAACCGCCAGGGGAAGTAG
- a CDS encoding alpha/beta fold hydrolase, translating into MTTYVLVPGFWLGAWAWDAVAADLRGRGHHVVAVELGHDPQDTAESHVDDVLAALAELDGPGVLVGHSGGGPVCAAAAERARERVAHLVFVDTGPLPDGMAQIDFTEPFVQERTRAAIAGHGSGQPMPSREEFDEFGTSTEGIPDALFEDVRARSLVEPAGAVLTGVQRGTPDPALPKTVVACSFAPDDVRPLIEAGVPGFAEMGGPEWSFAALPTGHWPMLSEPVRLADLLDGLR; encoded by the coding sequence ATGACGACATACGTGCTGGTCCCGGGGTTCTGGCTGGGTGCGTGGGCGTGGGACGCGGTCGCGGCGGACCTGCGTGGCCGCGGCCACCACGTCGTGGCGGTCGAGCTCGGCCACGACCCGCAGGACACGGCCGAGTCCCACGTCGACGACGTCCTCGCCGCGCTCGCGGAACTCGACGGGCCGGGCGTGCTCGTGGGGCACAGCGGTGGTGGCCCGGTCTGCGCCGCGGCCGCCGAACGGGCCCGGGAACGGGTCGCGCACCTGGTGTTCGTCGACACCGGCCCGCTGCCCGACGGCATGGCGCAGATCGACTTCACCGAGCCGTTCGTGCAGGAGCGGACCCGGGCGGCGATCGCCGGGCACGGTTCCGGGCAGCCGATGCCGTCCCGCGAGGAGTTCGACGAGTTCGGGACGAGCACGGAGGGCATCCCGGACGCGCTGTTCGAGGACGTCCGCGCCCGGTCGCTGGTCGAGCCCGCAGGGGCCGTGCTGACCGGCGTGCAGCGGGGGACACCTGACCCTGCGCTGCCGAAGACCGTCGTGGCCTGCAGCTTCGCCCCGGACGACGTGCGCCCGCTGATCGAGGCGGGGGTGCCGGGCTTCGCCGAGATGGGCGGGCCGGAGTGGTCGTTCGCGGCGCTGCCGACCGGGCACTGGCCGATGCTCTCCGAGCCCGTGCGGCTCGCGGACCTCCTCGACGGCCTGCGGTAG
- the katG gene encoding catalase/peroxidase HPI produces the protein MSDEKVTVEGELNREEDGGCPVAHGRIPHPTEGGGNIDWWPNQLNLKVLRKHQPASDPFHGEFDYAAAFATVDLDELARDVDAVITTSQDWWPADHGSYAGFFIRMAWHSAGTYRTFDGRGGAGAGMQRFAPLNSWPDNGNLDKARRLLWPVKQKYGRTVSWADLMIFAGNRALEVSGFTTFGFAGGRADVWEPDEDVYWGAETTWLGNEARYGGSTDVAHRELEKPLGASHMGLIYVNPEGPDANHDPVAAARDIRETFGRMAMNDEETVALIAGGHTLGKTHGAANPDENGNVGPEPEGADITEQGLGWKQSFGSGKGRDAITSGLEVTWTRTPNRWSHDFFDFLFKYEWEVEKSPAGAWQYVAKDAEAIIPDPEEGYPARKPTMLTTDLSLRFDPIYKEISLRFRDNPQEFEDAFARAWYKLTHRDMGPRERYIGAWVPQEELLWQDPVPAVDHELVSADDVASIKAKVLESGLSVSELVSTAWAAASSFRTSDKRGGANGGRIRLEPQRSWEVNDPARLNTVISKLESIQADVNGSLSGGKKISFADLVVLAGAAGVEKAAKDAGHDVTVPFVPGRTDATQEQTDVESFSYLEPTTDGFRNVLGKENRLPAEYQLVDRANLLGVTAPELTVLVGGLRVLGANTGGNTAGVLTDKPGTLTNDFFTTLLSAGIEWKSVAGDDDAFEAVDTATGQKVWTGTRADLVFGSNSELRAVAEVYASADAGDKFVQDFVAAWDKVMTADRYDI, from the coding sequence GTGTCTGACGAGAAGGTAACCGTCGAGGGCGAGCTGAACAGGGAGGAGGACGGGGGCTGCCCGGTCGCCCACGGCCGCATCCCGCACCCCACCGAGGGTGGCGGCAACATCGACTGGTGGCCGAACCAGCTCAACCTGAAGGTCCTCCGCAAGCACCAGCCCGCGTCCGACCCGTTCCACGGCGAGTTCGACTACGCGGCCGCGTTCGCGACCGTCGACCTCGACGAGCTGGCCCGCGACGTCGACGCGGTCATCACCACCTCGCAGGACTGGTGGCCCGCCGACCACGGCAGCTACGCCGGGTTCTTCATCCGGATGGCCTGGCACTCGGCAGGCACCTACCGGACCTTCGACGGCCGTGGCGGCGCCGGCGCCGGCATGCAGCGCTTCGCCCCCCTGAACAGCTGGCCCGACAACGGCAACCTGGACAAGGCCCGCCGTCTGCTGTGGCCGGTCAAGCAGAAGTACGGCCGCACCGTCTCCTGGGCCGACCTGATGATCTTCGCGGGCAACCGCGCGCTGGAGGTCTCGGGCTTCACGACCTTCGGCTTCGCCGGTGGCCGCGCCGACGTCTGGGAGCCGGACGAGGACGTCTACTGGGGTGCCGAGACGACCTGGCTCGGCAACGAGGCGCGCTACGGCGGCAGCACCGACGTCGCGCACCGCGAGCTGGAGAAGCCGCTCGGCGCCTCCCACATGGGTCTGATCTACGTCAACCCGGAGGGCCCGGACGCCAACCACGACCCGGTCGCCGCGGCCCGCGACATCCGCGAGACCTTCGGCCGGATGGCGATGAACGACGAGGAGACCGTCGCGCTGATCGCCGGCGGCCACACCCTCGGCAAGACCCACGGTGCGGCGAACCCCGACGAGAACGGCAACGTCGGTCCGGAGCCCGAGGGCGCCGACATCACCGAGCAGGGTCTCGGCTGGAAGCAGAGCTTCGGTTCCGGCAAGGGCCGTGACGCCATCACCTCAGGTCTGGAGGTCACCTGGACCCGCACCCCGAACCGGTGGAGCCACGACTTCTTCGACTTCCTCTTCAAGTACGAGTGGGAGGTCGAGAAGTCCCCGGCCGGCGCCTGGCAGTACGTCGCCAAGGACGCCGAGGCGATCATCCCGGACCCGGAGGAGGGCTACCCGGCGCGCAAGCCGACGATGCTCACCACCGACCTCTCCCTGCGGTTCGACCCGATCTACAAGGAGATCTCGCTCCGCTTCCGGGACAACCCGCAGGAGTTCGAGGACGCCTTCGCCCGCGCCTGGTACAAGCTGACCCACCGCGACATGGGTCCGCGTGAGCGCTACATCGGCGCCTGGGTCCCGCAGGAGGAGCTGCTCTGGCAGGACCCGGTCCCGGCCGTGGACCACGAGCTCGTCTCCGCCGACGACGTCGCGTCGATCAAGGCGAAGGTGCTCGAGTCGGGCCTGTCGGTCTCCGAGCTGGTGTCGACGGCGTGGGCCGCGGCCTCGTCGTTCCGCACCTCGGACAAGCGGGGCGGCGCCAACGGCGGCCGCATCCGCCTGGAGCCGCAGCGCAGCTGGGAGGTCAACGACCCGGCCCGGCTCAACACCGTGATCTCGAAGCTGGAGTCGATCCAGGCCGACGTCAACGGCTCGCTGTCCGGCGGCAAGAAGATCTCCTTCGCCGACCTGGTCGTCCTCGCCGGCGCCGCGGGTGTCGAGAAGGCCGCCAAGGACGCCGGGCACGACGTCACCGTGCCGTTCGTCCCGGGCCGCACCGACGCGACCCAGGAGCAGACCGACGTCGAGTCGTTCTCCTACCTGGAGCCGACGACCGACGGGTTCCGCAACGTCCTGGGCAAGGAGAACCGCCTCCCGGCGGAGTACCAGCTCGTGGACCGCGCGAACCTGCTCGGCGTCACGGCGCCGGAGCTGACCGTGCTGGTCGGCGGCCTGCGGGTGCTGGGCGCGAACACCGGTGGCAACACCGCCGGCGTGCTCACCGACAAGCCGGGCACCCTGACCAACGACTTCTTCACGACCCTGCTCTCGGCCGGGATCGAGTGGAAGTCCGTCGCCGGTGACGACGACGCCTTCGAGGCCGTCGACACCGCCACCGGCCAGAAGGTGTGGACCGGCACCCGTGCCGACCTGGTGTTCGGCTCGAACTCCGAGCTGCGCGCGGTCGCCGAGGTCTACGCCAGCGCCGACGCCGGCGACAAGTTCGTCCAGGACTTCGTCGCCGCGTGGGACAAGGTCATGACGGCCGACCGCTACGACATCTGA
- a CDS encoding Fur family transcriptional regulator, with amino-acid sequence MSTDSDHEGMLRGAALRVTRPRVAVLHAVHDHPHADTDSIIRAVRNDLGEVSHQAVYDVLKALTGAGLVRRIQPTGSVARYEARVGDNHHHVVCRSCGAIADVDCAVGAAPCLTASDSSGFVIDEAEVVYWGRCPDCSTTTEPGRISRV; translated from the coding sequence GTGTCGACCGATTCGGACCACGAGGGCATGCTGCGCGGGGCCGCGCTGCGTGTGACGCGCCCTCGGGTGGCCGTTCTGCACGCCGTGCACGATCATCCGCACGCGGACACGGACTCGATCATCCGGGCCGTGCGGAACGATCTCGGCGAGGTGTCCCACCAGGCCGTCTACGACGTCCTGAAGGCCCTCACCGGCGCGGGACTCGTGCGGCGCATCCAGCCGACGGGCTCCGTCGCCCGCTACGAGGCACGGGTGGGGGACAACCACCACCACGTCGTCTGCCGGTCCTGCGGGGCCATCGCCGACGTCGACTGCGCCGTCGGCGCAGCGCCCTGCCTCACCGCCTCCGACAGCAGCGGCTTCGTGATCGACGAGGCCGAGGTCGTCTACTGGGGACGGTGCCCCGACTGCTCCACCACCACAGAACCCGGAAGGATTTCCCGTGTCTGA
- a CDS encoding long-chain-fatty-acid--CoA ligase yields the protein MIDPNSTVSSLLRTHAAGRPDDEALRFGDVRRTWSELDERVRRLASALRAEGIGPGDRVAVLDLNHPSCLELSLACARIGAANAVVNFRLAPPEILYVIDDAQARLLLVGPEFAAAAAQLRDRMSSVRRVLQVGGEADEYEAFLAAGDPDPEPYDAAPGECFVQLYTSGTTGFPKGAMLTHGAMLAHAAHVTADFGLTPSDVVQVAMPLFHVGGTSYAFVALAQGARIVMARMPDPAALLDMVAAERITHTFWVPALMGAMTQVPGAADRDYSSMRAISYGASPMPLPVMRASLELFGPRLHQVYGMTEACGVVSSLGPEDHTDPAVAHRLVSAGKPITGVEIEVRDPATGDPVPTGEQGEIWVRTDQLMSGYWRKPDATASAVTADGWLRSGDGGHVDADGYVYVTDRIKDMIVSGGENVYPAEIERVLAEHPTVGDVAVIGVPDERWGEVPKACVVAAPGATVDADGLLAHARAHLASFKVPKSVDVLEELPRNPTGKILKKDLRAPYWADRERSTV from the coding sequence GTGATCGATCCGAACAGCACCGTCTCGTCCCTGCTGCGCACGCACGCGGCCGGACGCCCGGACGACGAGGCGTTGCGCTTCGGCGACGTCCGCCGGACCTGGTCCGAGCTCGACGAGCGGGTGCGCAGGCTGGCGTCCGCGCTCCGAGCGGAGGGGATCGGCCCCGGCGACCGGGTCGCCGTCCTCGATCTCAACCACCCGTCCTGCCTGGAGCTGTCCCTGGCCTGCGCGCGGATCGGCGCGGCGAACGCGGTGGTCAACTTCCGGCTGGCCCCGCCGGAGATCCTCTACGTGATCGACGACGCCCAGGCGCGGCTGCTGTTGGTCGGGCCGGAGTTCGCCGCGGCGGCCGCGCAGCTGCGGGACCGGATGAGCTCGGTGCGCCGGGTGCTGCAGGTGGGCGGTGAGGCGGACGAGTACGAGGCGTTCCTCGCCGCGGGCGATCCCGACCCCGAGCCCTACGACGCCGCGCCCGGCGAGTGCTTCGTGCAGCTCTACACCTCGGGCACGACCGGCTTCCCGAAGGGCGCGATGCTCACCCACGGCGCGATGCTCGCGCACGCCGCCCACGTCACCGCCGACTTCGGGCTGACCCCGTCCGACGTCGTGCAGGTCGCGATGCCGCTGTTCCACGTCGGCGGGACCAGCTACGCGTTCGTCGCGCTCGCGCAGGGCGCGCGGATCGTGATGGCCCGGATGCCCGACCCGGCCGCCCTGCTCGACATGGTCGCGGCGGAGCGGATCACGCACACGTTCTGGGTGCCGGCGCTGATGGGCGCCATGACCCAGGTGCCCGGCGCGGCGGACCGGGACTACTCGTCGATGCGGGCCATCTCCTACGGCGCCTCGCCGATGCCGCTACCCGTCATGCGCGCCAGCCTGGAGCTGTTCGGACCCCGGCTGCACCAGGTGTACGGGATGACCGAGGCCTGCGGCGTGGTCAGCTCGCTCGGGCCGGAGGACCACACCGACCCGGCCGTCGCCCACCGGCTCGTCTCGGCCGGGAAGCCGATCACCGGCGTGGAGATCGAGGTGCGCGACCCCGCGACCGGCGACCCGGTCCCGACCGGCGAGCAGGGTGAGATCTGGGTGCGGACCGACCAGCTGATGAGCGGGTACTGGCGCAAGCCGGACGCCACCGCGTCGGCGGTCACGGCCGACGGCTGGCTGCGGTCCGGCGACGGCGGGCACGTCGACGCCGACGGCTACGTCTACGTCACCGACCGGATCAAGGACATGATCGTGTCCGGTGGGGAGAACGTGTACCCGGCGGAGATCGAGCGCGTCCTGGCGGAGCACCCGACGGTCGGCGACGTCGCCGTCATCGGTGTCCCCGACGAGCGCTGGGGCGAGGTGCCGAAGGCCTGCGTGGTCGCCGCGCCGGGCGCGACGGTCGACGCCGACGGCCTCCTCGCGCACGCCCGCGCGCACCTCGCGTCGTTCAAGGTCCCGAAGTCCGTCGACGTCCTGGAGGAGCTGCCGCGCAACCCGACCGGCAAGATCCTCAAGAAGGACCTGCGGGCGCCGTACTGGGCGGACCGGGAGCGCTCCACCGTCTGA
- a CDS encoding ATP-binding cassette domain-containing protein: protein MQETAPAEPGRITVEGLGKRFGPVEAVRDLSFTVEPGSVTGFLGPNGSGKTTTLRMILGLVVPTSGRALIDDVPFAELESPGKVVGAVLEVQGVHPKRTARAHLRAAAAAIGVADSRVDEVLGLVGLAAAADRPAGDFSLGMNQRLALAVALLGDPRILVLDEPGNGLDPDGIAWLRSFVNAFAASGRSVIVSSHQLAEMELMAQRLVVIDRGRCRFDGAVSELRAGHGARVLVRAADPARLAETLVAEGLTEVDKIDDGWLAVGGTDAVRVGDLALTAGVAVYGMTEERVGLEQMFLRLLSGGEAA, encoded by the coding sequence GTGCAGGAGACTGCACCCGCCGAGCCCGGGCGGATCACCGTCGAGGGGCTGGGCAAGCGGTTCGGGCCGGTCGAGGCGGTGCGCGACCTGTCGTTCACCGTCGAGCCGGGCTCGGTGACCGGGTTCCTCGGCCCGAACGGGTCGGGCAAGACGACGACGCTGCGGATGATCCTCGGACTGGTCGTCCCGACGTCCGGCCGGGCACTGATCGACGACGTGCCGTTCGCCGAGCTGGAGTCGCCGGGGAAGGTCGTCGGCGCGGTCCTCGAGGTGCAGGGGGTGCACCCCAAGCGCACCGCGCGGGCCCACCTGCGGGCGGCTGCGGCCGCGATCGGTGTCGCCGACTCCCGGGTCGACGAGGTGCTCGGGCTGGTCGGCCTGGCCGCTGCCGCCGACCGTCCGGCCGGGGACTTCTCGCTCGGCATGAACCAGCGGCTCGCGCTGGCCGTGGCGCTGCTCGGTGATCCCCGGATCCTCGTCCTGGACGAGCCCGGCAACGGCCTCGACCCGGACGGCATCGCCTGGCTGCGCTCGTTCGTGAACGCCTTCGCGGCGTCCGGGCGCAGCGTGATCGTGTCGTCGCACCAGCTCGCCGAGATGGAGCTGATGGCGCAGCGGCTGGTCGTCATCGACCGCGGCCGCTGCCGGTTCGACGGGGCCGTCTCCGAGCTGCGGGCCGGCCACGGCGCCCGGGTGCTCGTGCGGGCGGCGGACCCCGCGAGGCTGGCGGAGACGCTGGTCGCGGAGGGACTGACCGAGGTCGACAAGATCGACGACGGCTGGCTGGCCGTCGGCGGGACCGACGCGGTCCGGGTCGGCGACCTGGCGCTCACCGCCGGCGTCGCCGTGTACGGCATGACCGAGGAGCGGGTGGGTCTGGAGCAGATGTTCCTGCGCCTGCTCTCGGGTGGGGAGGCGGCATGA